From the Candidatus Cloacimonadota bacterium genome, the window GAAGTACACCTTCGCCGCGACCGTCGTCGCCGGGCCAGATCACGGCTACGCCGTGTCGGACCAGACCCAGATGGACGAGGCCCTGGCCACCGCCCAGGGGAGGGACCTTGTGGACATCGACAACATAGTGATAATCGCCGGGGACTTCAGGAACGGGGCTTCGGGATGCATGCTGCTGGCGGCATACATGGCCAAGATTCTGCACCCCGACCTGTTCGCAGACATGGATCCCCTGGAATACCACCAGAGCTATGTATCCGACTGGATGGGAATAGAGGACTACGACATAAGGTCTGACGGGGTCTTCATAAGCCCCGCCATGGCATAAACAGGGGCTCCCTCCCCTTTCTATTTCTGTATTGGTAGGCAGTCACCATGATACCCGGCGACCCTTCTGTCTCCACCGAAAGGTACAGGATAGCCCGCATGTTCGCCCGCAGGCTGGCCTTCATATCCTTGGCGGCGGTCGCGGTATGCGCCCTGGTCGGGATATCCATAACCGTGGGCACGTCGGGCATCTCGGCGGAGGATGCATACAAGGCCATAGTCAACTGGGTGCTGCCCGGTACGTTCGGGGACGTTTCCGATCAGACGATGCGCATAGTGATGAACCTCCGCGCGCCCAGGGTGCTAATGGCCGTCTTCGCGGGTGCCTCGCTGGCGATCGGGGGATGCATAACCCAGTCCCTGCTGAAGAACCCTCTGGCCACACCGTACACCCTGGGCGTGTCCTCGGGTGCGGGATTCGGTGCGGCCCTGGTAATCCTCCTGGGGGCAGGCATAGCCGGGGCCGGAACCGAGGGCATTATAGCCAACGCTTTCGTCTTCTCCCTTATACCGGTGGCCGTGGTGGTCGCGGCCTCCAGATTCAGGAACATGACTCCTCTCATGATTGTACTCTGCGGGGTGGCCATGTCCTACGTGTTCAGTGCGAGCAACACCATATTCCAGTTCTTCGGA encodes:
- a CDS encoding iron ABC transporter permease; protein product: MIPGDPSVSTERYRIARMFARRLAFISLAAVAVCALVGISITVGTSGISAEDAYKAIVNWVLPGTFGDVSDQTMRIVMNLRAPRVLMAVFAGASLAIGGCITQSLLKNPLATPYTLGVSSGAGFGAALVILLGAGIAGAGTEGIIANAFVFSLIPVAVVVAASRFRNMTPLMIVLCGVAMSYVFSASNTIFQFFGEPSAVKSVVFWMVGDLNEVVLWNVPYVAVVAVGALVVAMLLAKDMNIMRMGDDTARGLGVNTDLVRTSGLVMACLLTAVTVSFTGCIGFVCLLAPQISRIFVGGEMQYLLPASALTGAALLSVADMVAKTVFAPVMLPVGAVTALVGGPVLILLLLSSVSASAGVRD